The region agatcaagattcttgtggttggattagaatgtcttggtctcaacacatgagtaggtggttctctctcaaaaaatgagtagtgaaagtgtaggcacgttctgatggctctctctcaaatggagaagggggtggaggggtatttatagcctccacacaaaatctaactgttacacacaatttaccaaactcggtgggaccgaatagtgaaactcggtgagactgatctggttcaaaatgtgaacgttaggcttttcggtgggaccgacaatatcaactcggtgagaccgatgcgctagggttagcgCAAAAGCTCATATCGgttagaccgatcacatgaacacggtgagaccgatttcagtaataagcaaacaaagacttggtcaggcaaactcggtgggaccgatcgctcatttcggtgacaccgaaatgttacaaaaaggaaacaaagagtttgcacagcgaactcggtgggaccgatcgctcatctcggttagaccgaaacgttacaaagggaaacagagagtttgtaatcccatcttggtgagaccgagatccctattggtgagactgaactgattagggtttctggatatggctatgtcaagtgaactcggtggcaccggatagatcaaatcgatggggccgagtttgactttaggtttaggacatatgtggaaatgataaagtggttgagggcttttggagcatatcactaagcattttgagcaagcaaaccattaagcaacacctcatcccctttaaatagtattggcttttcctatagactcaatgtgatcttggatcacaaaaatgaaaatgtagagtcttgggcttttgccaatatgtgtccttagcattttgaggggtccacatctctagtccatgtcatactaatcattgaactttctgaaacattgatcttgaaagaatattagttcaatgagctatatgttgttatgaattaccaaaaccacccagagattagttgcactttcaaagtcTAACTTCAAAATGATGGTTTTTCTGCCTTTGACCTTAAGATTGCGCACAATTTCATGGAGGCTAAGAATTCCATCTATGATAAAACGCCCTTTGATAAAAGCAGATTGGGAGGGACAATAACAAGGTGAACAACCGAAAATAGGCGAGAAGCAACATCATTGGAAGGAAATTTAGACACGTTGTTCATCAACACGATAGGCCAAAACTGAAGAATAGAGTCAACACCCTTCACCATAGAATGAGAGATTGGACCGCATAATTTAGCCTAGAAAGGTCAACATTACCCAAACAGAAACCCTGAACAATGGAGTAAAGTAGGCTTTTAAGCCCTAGCCATAACTTTTTCTAAAGGCCACGAAGAAACCATTAGGACCCAGGGCGGTATTGAATTTAGACGAAGCAACTGCGAGGTCAATTTCAGCCTCCGACAGAGGAAGCATAAAATCATCATTGTCAGCATGGGAGACTTTGCTATCTTTATCCCAGAGAAGAGGGGAAATGGTGAGGCCAAAGGAAGGTTCCAACATTTTATTTGGGTACACTCAAGATTTTTTGTGGCTTCATGCTGGTTTGGAAATGACATGTACTAAAAATATAATTGTCTTCTCAAATCCTTTTATGTAGTTAAATCAAGGTTCACCCTAATCTAGAAGGAATCAGAATGGCTTATATATAAATTGATTGCTAGATTATCGCTTCTTCTTTCACTTGTACACTCCTGCTTTCAACAAGTTCATACCAATCACTAGAAGAAGAAAACGAAAGAGAAACGATTGGCTTTACTCCTATCCATTAGGTTTAAAATGTGGATGGTTATATCCCCAAGATATAATAGTCAACACAACCACTTTGGTTTTGTAATTGATCGCTTTAGATCTTGTAACTCTAAATCAAGTAGGGAGCGCATGCTCCTCGATGAACAATAAATTCAAAGTAAATagtataaataataataataatgatgaaTCTATTTTTTGTGGATGTTTATGTTAGTCTAACAAGCGTGCTTGCCAATTTTCATGCGACACGGGATGGCAGTGCTTCgccactggaaaaaaataaaattaaGTGTACATTTGAAGGAAAAATTTGGTGTTTGATTTGTTTTTGTTTTCGCACAAGTCAAATATCTTAAGCTTTTCCCCTAAAAATGTGTAGCTAATATGTGGGTGTGATAATGACCACATCTAATTTACTTTTTTTACATTTGCAAAAGACATTTTTGACCGGTAGCACCGTATACTCCCAAGAGCCGAATTAGATTTCTGCTCAATAATATGTATTTTTCCATTGCAAGGCACAGACAATTGTATTTCACAAGTCTAATAAGAAAAATGTTTTCACCAAACCCTCTTGAGCCTCATCCACCTCGCTCGGGCCATGCTCGTGGCCGGAGATGAAGTGCTCGCCCACGACATCCCCGGCCTCTGCCTCCTCCCTCGATCAAGCCGTCCAGGGTGGATTCCCTACGAGCGAGCAGTCGCCGTTGAAAGGAACCGGCCACCCACGGCACGCACAGCCGCTGCTCCACGTGACCCTCACCCATCCACATCCACATCAAGCTCGTCAGCTAACCCCGTCGGGGACACCGGAGTTCCGCGGCACCCGAACCACGCACGCACGTCCCCGCGGGAAATCGCATCGACCGACCACCGGCACGGCACCACCACAGAAATTTTCACCAGCGGGACGGCACTTGGTTGTACGACGTCGAGCCAGCAGGTGGTGACCTGACCCCCTACTAATTCTCCCAAAAGGTCTGAACTTGTTCACGGCTGAGGCCCAACCACGCCACGCCCGTGCGCTTCGCGTGCACCGCCGTGCCGtgccgtgccgccgccgcaccggcgACCGTCCTACGTTTACGCGGTCGTAGCGCGGACTTCCGTTGCCGTCGCGACCCGACCATACACACCCCACCACACGCCACAAGTAGTACAACCCAAACCAAAAACCAAAGACGAAGTTGGACCAATGGAGATTTGCCATGCCCGTCGCCTTGGCTTCTCGCCGGCTGCAATAATAGGGCCGGAGCCCTCGGTCCTGGGTTCCCACCCACCAGACCCAACCCACCTCCACACCACACCACATCACCTCACACCCCAAGGGTAGGGTTAGCCCATCCCTTGTTGTTCTCTTCCTCCCTCACCTCAGCAGCCGCCAAACAGCAACGTCGCAGCCGACGAGCCCCACCCACCCCACCAACCCCCGCTCCCCGCCCGCCGTCGACCAGGTTGGTGCCTGCCCGCCCGCCACTTAACCCGCCCGCCACCGCCAGCCAGTGAGTAGTACTACTATTTCTTTGACCTGCGGGGATGAAGAAGCTGTACCAGGGGAAGGGCCGGCGGGTGcacccggcgccggcgccggcgccggggcAGGACGCGTCCGCGGTGGCGCTCGCCATGCTGCCGGCGACCCTGCTGGCGCTCGTGGCCGCGCTCACGGCCGAGGAGCAGGAGGTGCTGGCCTACCTGCTGTCGGGCGGGGCCGGCGGCGCGGCGGGGGGCGCGGGCGGGGGCCGGCGCCGGCGGCTCAACGGGCCGCACCAGCCGGAGATGGGCTGCGGCTGCTTCGGCTGCTACAAGAGCTTCTGGGCCCGCTGGGACGCCTCCCCCAACCGCCACCTCATCCACCGCATCATCGACGCCGTCGAGGAGGGCTCCGGCGGGGGCGAGGGAGCAGCCAAGGGATCCGCACCAGGGGGCGCCACGcgccgtggtcaccgccgccggcgccgtggccgcggcgggccgtgcgccgtcgacgccgCCGCCGAGGAGCACGGAGCCGCGGAGGCCCACGTCGGCGTCCCGGACGAGCACCTGCACCCGCAAGGCTGCTGCGCGTCGgacggcggcgaggacggcgactACGAGGGCGACGAGGACGACGGCGCGGACAGCCTCTACGGCGGCGAGGAGGCCCTGACGGACGACAGCGACTGCGCCGGCGCCAACAGCTCCGCCGAGAAGAGCGCCGTGGGCAAGCTGGTGCGCTTCATCGGCGAGAAGGTGTGGGCCGCCTGGACCTGACCGgcatcccccgccgccgccgccgccgctagaaCTTCTCGTAGATTAGGTTGAAGCAAGAATGGAGAGACCGCCAAGAAGGTCAGGTCAGGTCAGGTCAGGTCAGTGAAACCAGTAGTAGTACTAGCAGTTGGTTTTgtccaagcaagcaagcaagcaagagcaTCCGCTCTATGCCCCTTTTGATTTCTTGCAACTCTGATGAACGAGCAACCCCGAGGCTCCGGGTGGGGATTAAGAGTCCAAATCTCCCCACATCCAGGCCTCCCATGTACCATATTTTTGCTCATTTGGTTCAACAAGAAACTTTCCCCATTTCCCCTTTCTCTCCTCGTCATTGATGAGCTGCTTCAGCAAAATCTTAGTAATCTGAACTGTCGATTGATTCCTGCTGCTAGTTGCAGGACCAAGAATCTCTTCTTTACTAGTTCTTGTTATTAAAGCCTGTAGAAATGATTAAGTGCCAACCTCGTTGTCGCCTGGCCCATTTGCCTTGCCTGCTAAGCAAAAGCATCTGCGCAAAGGCGCCGGGGTTCTGCAAAGCCCTCGCTAACCTTGTTCCCCTGCTGCTCACTCATGGTGCGCTTCGGTGACACATCCATCCCGAACGATGGAATCATGCGAAATATTAGTAGCAAGTATAATCTTTGTtatcgttgttgttgtcgttggtTGATTGATTTGAttcgagctagctagctagctggagCAGTTCGCCACACCGATAAAGCTCGAGCTCATAAACAGGAATTAATCATCGTATCTGCAGAGCAACGACCACCGCGACGTGGCGGCAGAACTGGGGAACTGGTGCGAATTTGACCCGAAAGCGGGAAGCTCCCGTGCGACTGCACTGCTGCTCCCACCTCTCTCTTTCTCGAAAGGGAACCACTACCATCTTTTGAACCATGCCTTTTATTAGTGTTTCTATTATCTATGCTTTGAGAGGGGTATTTTTTGTGTATTCAATTGTGGCATTGGAGGAGGCAAAAGGAGGATTAGATATTTCCTCCTCCCCATGTACCGCATCGGTACTTACCCAAAAGAATTGCTAAGTGTACTACTGGCGATTGCAAAGCGGAAGTTATCCGTGGGCTGGGTAGTTTGTTTCGCTCCCACTGTGACTCTGCTCGGCGAGGACGACGTGTACTCCACGAAATTAAGCCCTTTAACTTTA is a window of Triticum dicoccoides isolate Atlit2015 ecotype Zavitan chromosome 2B, WEW_v2.0, whole genome shotgun sequence DNA encoding:
- the LOC119366260 gene encoding uncharacterized protein LOC119366260, encoding MKKLYQGKGRRVHPAPAPAPGQDASAVALAMLPATLLALVAALTAEEQEVLAYLLSGGAGGAAGGAGGGRRRRLNGPHQPEMGCGCFGCYKSFWARWDASPNRHLIHRIIDAVEEGSGGGEGAAKGSAPGGATRRGHRRRRRGRGGPCAVDAAAEEHGAAEAHVGVPDEHLHPQGCCASDGGEDGDYEGDEDDGADSLYGGEEALTDDSDCAGANSSAEKSAVGKLVRFIGEKVWAAWT